The genomic segment CCGTAGCGATCAACAAAATTCCATTTTGTGATAGAGTGACCTGCAGCTTCGGGCTATTGAACAGATGGCAGCACGTTACCTTATCTTGTGTTTCAAGTTCATActgtgctacagtgtactagaataggggcagtgtgttcaggaagCGCTCGCTGCTGAGGcgcttcatgtagatagcacgagatggcgctgtaggaccatgggctgtacggaacgtaTGGCGCAGCGCGAGCGCTGCATGTTGATATATATTTTCATAATCATTTTCTGTCGCAGTCAAATAAAGGCGTGAAAATGCTCGGCGGATGTTAAGACGCATCCCCGAAACTCACTGCATATCATAGATGAATTATATGTGCACTCCTAGCGCATCTCAACGCCAATTAGACGGATTTATTAGCCTGACAGCAAAGGTTTTGCAGACACCGAAGTAGTGGCGTAAAGCcgttaaatttgttttgagccacgCTGCCACGTAACCAGAAATTATTCGGACGGAAAACTCAGCTGGAAATAACCCCATAGTAAAGGACATCGAATTGATTATAACCAACTCGGATTCCAGGTGCACACATTTCCTTTTGCGGTTCACATTCATAAAAAAGCGGCCGCTACATGCGCGACCCAACGTCAAGCGCTTAGTTCTTCAGCCGCTGTTGTAGAAGAGAGGGCAAAACAATATGTATGTACATAGCCCGAAGCCAAAGAGCTTACCTGCTTGGCATTTACCTTCTTTTGCGATAAACATTTGTCCCTCGCTCTTTCATTCTGTTTTGCGAACCCCCCGCAACTACATTTGCACAGTTcattcgtgaatttttttttatttacatcatgaaGGGCTCCCGAACGTCAGGCTCATGTGTGCGTATGAGACACACCGACATCCTTCATTTCTATGAAAGGAATAAAACCAGGTAGGAAAGACGGCAAGTAAAAGGgatctctgcaaaactacacacagtatgccaaaacacagaaaaacagtgcGAGTACATTCCATCCCAAACAATGAAGACCTACAGCGGAATTAATATGcattaataattaataattaattaattcattaattaattaaatgaATTCCTTAATTCATTTAATTATATTCCTGAAATTAGCTTtttgaatgcaccagaaaaagttgtgcattcAGATAAGAAAGACAAGGGTCAGCTTACATATGTTGCACCAGCCAACTttaaagtgcaatttcttttttcgtcatgCTTCTCTTCACTGACTGAGACATTTAACATAAAAGTAAAGCCTTGTTAGGACATAAAAACGCACAGCTGCTGACGTGAAATCTTTAGCGTGTAATTTGCAGCCTATGGCATAGCCAATTAACTTTAAAGCTTTCACTGGGATCATGACATCAACTATGCTGTCGCTGCAAAGCTCCTCTTTGCTGAAGAAGGTTGTAAATATATTCCCtcaagtttctttagtgcttcAAAAAGCAACTTGGAGGGATACAGCATCCTCCCCTGTTACAAATTTGTGAATTTTCAGACTCTGCTACTGACACTAGAGTTCTGCGAAAGAAGAGAGCGGCAGTCCTCACATTTGTTGCGAGTAAAATATTTCTGCGCGACATACGCTGCCATATATAATGGATGAGGCGGTCATCGCTCCTTTTCTCCACATAAGCCCGGTGCTCTGCCGGAGTACTGTTTAGCCCTGCTGTACCAGCGTTAGATTTCCAGCTTCAGCTAACTCATCAAGTCAAGCAACGTCCCCTTCTTTGTCAGAATTATCATGTGTGTGAAGTAGCGATACTAAATCTTGACTGACCTCTGTATTCCCTGTTTGCATTTCCTTGGCCAAGTTATAAAAAGACAGGCAattcacaacaataaaaaattgagACGGCGTTGGGTGATCGTTGGATCCGCACGACTACCTAACAGGAAGTTCTACAACTTATATTGGTATAGTCTAGATGTCAATAGGTATTTAAAACTTTCTCCTTCTAAGTATTATAACAGaaccaaagtgctgcacaatgtcaCACGGAGCCCATCTGCCGTCGACTGGCTCAAGAAGCCGCAAAGTCCTTTTCCATTGGAAAGCATATTTaccgccagcgaacaaggacagaagggacaCGACACCATAATgcactaacttcaacaacttgattgtCAGAAGacacccacctatttaacccatgcacagttaaatagatgggtgtttcctgaaaatcaagttgctGTACTTGGTGCATTGTCGTcttccttctgtccttgttcggtGGCGCTAAATAtactttccaagtcagtttaccaacacgcccaacaaatggcaatccttTTGCATGTGACTCCGAATGAGACAGAAACTCAAAGAATTCCTTCAGAGTCTATCAGACCAAGCACGCTGCAACCGGCCGCAACACACGGAGAACGCGTCCGTACAgcccgtgcgactgcagcgccgccgcatacatCCGGGACCTGTCTACGCTCCCGGCTTCAAAGCAGTGCGTGGCGCGCTCTGCCGTCTGAACACACTGCCCATATTCTGGGACACTGTAactgtgccaaatatggcacacaccGATTTCGGGTTCTCTGCTGTAGTTGCAGACAAAATTGAGAAAACTAATAACTGGCTTGAATTGGTAAGACCAAAAAAtatgccaaaataatttttctgtttctgcggtcgaaattttcagagagaaaaaaaaaaaaacaacaattgCTCGTGTTTGCCCCCTCCGAGTTTCACGTCGCTTCCCAAAATCTACTTCACCTCTGTTTTGCGTATCGCTCAAGAGATGGCAGCACTTGCCCATAATAAGTGCGCATAACTATGAGAATCACTCTGACGGTATCACATTCTCAACTGGGAATCTcacgcatgcaaaaaaaaaaaaaaaaggtaaccggtatgtgccaaatatgggACGCCATGCAATAGAGGGTTAATGATTCACAAGAAGCTGTCTCATGCAATTCGATTATATTAGGCCTGAACCATCCTTGTGAAACATGCTCTTATTTGCGCTAAACACTCAGAGTGAGTGGCCAACAGGAGGTCTAAGTACAGGTAACCGTACTTAGACCTCCTATTCGCCACTAGCTatgggtgtaaacattttttatGTATTGTCTGTCAtgtaaaaatatttaaaaaaataaataaattgcaagTGAATCTTTTGTTCAGCCCCTGCTGATGAATATAAGCCTCCACCTTCTTGTGAACCCTAATCTTGCTCTTTTTTGTGTGGAAGGGTGTGACAAGCCTTTGTCACAACTGTGTACTAGAAATTCAGATGATAGTGTGCTGACGCCATTTTGATGTAAGAAAGGGGCAGTGGTGTTGGTGTAATTAGTAAATAATTGAAAGTAACGTCACCAGTGGCATTAGTGGACACCAGGTAATCTAGTGTTGTGCAAGTTGTTGTCAGCCAATAAGAGGTTTTATCTGCCATGCTGATCATATATGCAAATAGGGACCATGACTGGTCAGAGATTTACCTATTGCACTGTCAGCTGTTATATAGGTCAGTCTTTGAGCATCATACACTCTCAAATTATTTTCATGTGCTAACACCATTGTGCATAGAATCTCTGATTGGCTAGTTTAAATTGCAGCTTGTACAAAACTGCTTAACCTTAGTAAAGCGCAGCATGGGGTTCTCTCCTAGCATATTTTCACACTTGAAGATTTAAATTACAGCTGTGCAGCAGCATTTTCTGACATAATTATTTTGTACAAATGGATGACTAATTGAATAATGTTTGCATTTTACCTGTGGTGCGATTGAGAAATATAGTTGCTATCAGGACCTTCCAGGGATCCCTGTAGAGCTTCTCCTGCACAAGGTTGTACGGCGACTGTGGTGGCACCCAGGGCTTGGAGCCAATCTTGAAACCCAGGGGCTCGCCTGCTGCTTTGAAGTAGGGGCTCTTGCTCAGCCTTCGCTTTTTTCTTTCCACTTCTCCCTTGTCTACAGCAGCATCCTCATTCTGTGGAATTTTGTCTTCAGGTTCACTGCTCAAATAACCTTTTACGACTTCTTTTCTCCAATGTGTTGGCGCCTTAGTGGACTCTCTGCCTTTTCTAGAGCTGCCTGCATGCTCTTCATCATCAGCTGAAAGGCATGCCTTGCCATGTGCAACACTTGTTGCCATATCTCCCAGGCTTGCTTCGTTGTCTGCCACTAGATGGTCTGCTTCTGCACATGGCTCGTTGATGTGCTCTTCGTGCCCTGCATCAGCTCTTTCGGAGTCTTGATATCCTTCTGTTCTTACTTTAAAGCATTTTTCAACAGCTCCTTTACCTCTGTGGCAAGCCGCTGATGTGGTGACCTTCATGACCTGACGTGGTCTGTGCTCCTGCTCCACGTTGCATGCCAGTCCATTGTTTTTGGCTGGTAATAGGGCACCGCCAATCTCCGCGCAGCCGATATCTTCTTCTGGTGGTTTGTCGTCCAATGTGCGCTGCTGATCTTCAGCCCACAGTGCTTCACTACCCTTCTCGAAAGTTGAATGCATTTGAAGAACGACCGTGCCCTGTTGATGGTCTGTGTCTTCGAGAATGCCGTAGGATTTGAATCTTGTGCAAAGTCTTGAAAATGCTGATGGCTGTTGCAGTTCATCAGGGAAAGTGGGCTGCAAGTCATCTGTTGTGAATGTTGCATCCTTGGGCAGGTCTTTCTTATCATCTGTTGGCGCTGACTCATCAATGAGTTGGGGAGCTGTGTCTTTGAGGACAGTGTAGGATTTCAACCTTGAGCACAATCTCGAAAATGCTGATGACTCTTGCACTTTGTCAGGCAAAAATGGCTTTGAGAAATTTGCCGCCAACTCTCTATCCCTGTGTCGGTCTTGTTCATTGTCTGCTGGCGGTGGCTTTTGGCTTTTAGTGCGCTTAGAACGGCGTGAGCGTATTGTGCGAGGCTTAACAGGCTGTTGTGACTTCATTACCTCGCCTATAAAAATTGCAAGATCAGAATCCATCAGATCTGCAGCAACTTTAACTTCACCCTGGATGCAGTGTTCATCCTGTAGAAGCTCTTGTTGTTGCAGTCTTTGCATTGGTCTTGCCACTGGGTGAGAATCATTAAAGATTGTTTCCCTCAATGCGAGGCTATTTCCAGGAGCCGAGCCACGATACCGTGTCTTTTGGTGGACCATGTTACCAGTGAACTTTGCCAACAGCGAACCttgcaaaaaagagaaaacaaaatattACTGCACAACCTGCACATTTCATGCGTTGATTGCGGAACATATGGAGCCCCtgaattttatgaaaaaaaactTGATCAAAAGCATCGTTTCCACAGTCTCACAGGTTCAAAACTTTTAGCTCACACGAAAGAATGAAAATGCATTTTAGAACTGGTGGAATAAAAACGAACGTTCTTGTATTACTGGATATTAGCATGCTGAATATTTCAAGATTGAAAGCGTTTACTGGCATACTAATGTTTTAATGCTGGCCATCCAAGGACGTCTGACGCATCATACATTTCTGTGCCTACACTTGTCCTCCCCGTTCTTGCCTCTATAAGCACCATGCATAGTCTTTGTTCTTGTGACACTGCTGAGTACGTGTCTCGCACTGTGCATCCGCCTGAATCAGAGCCGGCATATTGGCATAGCTCGTGAGCGATGTACAGTTGAACACCTCTAGAATGAAATTagctgtataacgaaggaatattTCTCTCCCGGTTCTGTCATGACTTATAAAATGAAATTACCTGTACAGGGAATAATTTCAGAGGCCCCGAGTGCTTCATTATAAAGATTTTCAACTGTAGTGATTAAACGTGAAGTTGTCGGGGCAGTAAAGTTGCAACCTTTGTTGTGGATAAACAGACACATTCCACGTGATTACACATTGCTCaagatgaaagtaaacaaaactgCATGTATTGTTCACAGAGCGCTGCATTCAATTAACTGCTTCCCTAAAGCTTTGCTTAAGTTACTTGTGTGCCGGATCTGCATACTTTTCTGGTTGGCAACCTTTCTTTGCTTTACTGTTTTTTTGCTGCACTCATGTCAAGCAAGAGTATTACAAATATCATCAACAATAAGGCATGGTCAAATAAACTAGTTATTCATTCTACGTTATAATATTGTCTTCAAGTGAGATCGCTATGCGCTAGCATAACTTGGGACTAATGTAACTTTATGAGCTTAGCTTAGGTTCTGTATTCAGTACGACTTCTGCAGAAAGTTACGGAGCAGCTTATATCACAGGTAAACAAAGCATAGTCAAATTCAGAGCTTGGTAATTCTGTGACACAAAGAAGCTGCCGGCACTAACTTGAAAAAAATGTGTGGAAGTAAAAATACCTGCGGAAGAGGAAATAGTAAGCCAATTTCAACAATCGACCAGTTATGTGTAAaaacatcaccaccaccagcaccaccaccaacaacaataacaacaaaacatTTTGCTGGCTTTGTACAGCACTCAAACCTTATTAGTAGTCGGATTATATAGTGGCACTTTCTCCAAGAGAAAAGCTTTTTCAACCGGCAATATTGGACTAAGCAGTGCTAGAGTCCGAGTGCAAGTACCAGTTAAAGTATTCACTTTGCCTAGTGGCTGTCGCTGTCTGTTAAGGTAAAAATAGCAGCTATGAGAATTCAAGACTTAGTTGTCATAATCAGGGATGGTGTAACTAGACCATGTAGATATTTGTGGAGTGAAAACTGctttacaatattcaacaacctgGTAATATAACAGAATGTGTAGAGTGATGTAGTGGACAAGGATAGTGACGGGCATTGTAGCGAAAGCTACAGTCTAAGAGTTTGAGAAAAAGACTTGGCACGTGACAAATACTGGTCAACCAGAAATTTGGGAACATGGTATTCTCTGCACCAAAGATGCACAGCTGGCTGGCAGCCAACTGTTCAGCTCATGAGAAATATATTGCAGAATACatcagaagaataaagatggttTCAGTGCAATGCCACATGGATTCATCATCTTCATACTGAACAGGGAAACCCTGCATTAAATATGATAGAAATGCATACTTACCTGCTTTAAGTGGTAATCACATAGAAAAGGTTTCAATGGGAACAGCATATGGAGACTATCATGCATTGATAAATGATTGCTTCTGCACACGGCTATATGACAAGGCTGAAATACATCATAAATGCATCCACGAGGTCAACTTAATGAAACAAATGTTGTGTAGACATGCTGTCCCTGTAGCAGAAGGTTAGCAGGAGTTCACCGCAATAACACACATCCCGCTTTGTGAAAACTTGCCATGTTTCAGTATATCTGTGCCAGTTTGTGCAGGCATATTGGGAAGCAATTTCCAACATCCTGTTTCGCAATGAAAGTTACCTCATTGGTAAGCATATCAAGAGGCAAGAGTGTAGTTGAACAGGCCCATGTGATACATAGAATTGAAGACCAGTAGTCTTAATTATTAAACACACCAGAGGACAGTAGATGATCAGGTGGTGTGATGTGATACATTAGTAAGCACAGGATGGTATTGGCTAATGCAAGACAAGACTAACTGGATATTTCTGTAAGAGGCCATTGCCCTAAAATGGACATAAAATAATCTGACAATGAAGATGATCGCTAAGAAGGGGCACAAGGCCCACCAAAAACGATAGGGCAAACTCATCATTGACTCAAAGATCGAAGCAACTCGCAACGACAGTTTTACAGCTAAGTACCATAATTGGTACTTAGCATGCCCATGCATGCTACTTAGCATGCCCATATAGTCAGTGACAGGTCAAGCACACAAGGGCAAATGTTCCCCATAGAAACATGTGCACATGTGCCCactttgatttttttctttcccttttttgtcTTGCTATCTACGTCCCTGCATTCACCATGACATGAGCCACCTCAATGTTTTATAGGCAGGGGTTCTTCGTTTGCAATCTACGAGTGATCCCTACAGCTGTAAAGTGATTGGATTAACTTGGCCTTCTGTGGTGCATGTTTTGCTTGCAGCATGCACCTTGTTAGTACTTCTAAGAATGTGTGGCGAGATTGTTAGGACGCAATGCAAAGTGGGGATAATATCTTCTCTTGATTATCTTTTAATTCCTGCCTGTTTATTTTTTCCCCAAGTCATTGCTGCACCGTCAaggccataatttaattttgtccCTCATATTCGTAAGAAAGCTTTATCCGGCTTGACATTAGCACAACATTGGCTGCACATGTTAGCACTGTGATATTTCTTCCTGCCCATGCCTGCCAGTCTTTGGTGCATTTGGTGTGTGAATGGGAGATGTTCATTGTTACTAAACCATTGGCATGTCTGCTACCCCAAGAAGCACACTATATAAATATTCTAGCAATGCTACATGTTCCCACATTAACTGATATTTTCAAGGTCAGCATAAGTTTATGTTATATTTGAACACTATTACAGCATTTTGACAATaactttaaataaatgttttatataatacATTTCTATGACATTAGAGGTAGTACTCTTAATCAGTGCTGGATGTATAACGTTAAAGTAAGGATTATTAAATGCCACATTCCAATGTTAATGGAACCTTAAAAACGAAATGCTGAATCAGTCTCGATTGACAAAGTATTCTTCAAGAACTCCACTTTTGTTGACTTCACGGTAATatgttgattattagaagagaaaatgacaaACAATGTCTATGGCTCTTTCAGAATACAATGTACTCCATTTTTACTGATAAGAATTTAACCAGGCTCGAGCAGACGGCATCAAAATTTATGACATCACAGCGAGCTGGTTTGGGAATTTCAAGGCGGCGTTGCCCGCCAatcttttgtttttgcttcttttctggTGTACCTGGAGTTGCGataagagtggcttttttggcATTGTGGAAGCTTATTTCGCTAAGACAGTTataatcatttttctttttagtgtctgTAACTGAATGGTGCTGTAACATTCAGGAATGTTCAGTAAACTTTGGTCAGTATGTTCCGTAGTTCTTGTTATTGAGAGGCAAATAAATTTAACAAGCTTTTGCCTGTTCATCTATAAATTGCAACTAAAAGAGCATTCGTAGCCTCAATATCTACAAAGAAAACTCAGATCATGTGCTGATCTCTACTGAAACTTATCCAAGGCATATCCATGTGGGTTATATAAGTAGGTCAGAAAGTGATGTGTTCATTCAGGTGCATGCTGTTGCAATCTGTAAGGGTGCTACTTACCGGGAGTGAGACAGGAGGGCAGTTGTGTCATTCTGTGAAACTGACGAGCCCCTCGTGTTCTTTGCCTGTCACTTAAACAAAATTAAGTTATGTGGCTCAATGTCCCAAAGCTGCATAATGTTAGGTACACCATAGCAGAGGGCTTCAGAGTAATTTTCGACTACCTCTGGCTTTTTAATTTGCCCCTGAAGCATGGTACAGAAGCATTTCTACCTTCCACCTCCATCAATATGCTGCTGCCGAAACTGAGAgctgaacccacgaccttgtgctctgCAGGACAATGTCGTAGCCACTGAGACATTGTCTTGACCTGTCATGGACTTCAAGTGTTCTCAAGTCTGTCTGACTTGCTTGCACTTTATGAACTAGTTCAAGCAGTGCTGTATGTTAACATTCGTTCCTTAACTGGGTTAAGGCCCAGTTCCTTAACATTATGCGCCCCTGTGATTGTCGACGAAGCAGCAGACGATTTCTCTGGCACGATGGCAGCAGACGGTGTTACAAAAGATATCACTGTGCTGCTGAATGGCACACTGGCAGAAACTGGGCTGTTAAATCAGCACCGACGGTGCTCATATGCACAGAAGCCAGCATTCGCGTGCGGCCCTCGAACATGACCAGAGACAGGCAGAAAAGGAGCTTGAACCCAAATTAAAGGTAGTTCTCTATTGCCTTTTCACAATACTGAGGTATTTGGTTATTTCTCGTCTCACCAGCCTATGTGCCAGCATTGCAGCCAGAGGCAGCAAATGCTCAATCAGATTCACAATCAGATTCGTGGCGCAGCAGCCGTGAATCTGACAAAAATTGGGCATTCGCAATACAATCACTGCACACGCTGGAAAAACGAAGCAAACGACCTGCATCTTAGTAGAATTTTCGCATTTGTTTTCAGAAGGCCCTGCTATACTGCTGTGGCTGCACTTTTGAAGTGGCGCTGCATGAGCTTGGAACTACACAGTGAACTTGAGAAAAAAGTGCAGGCAAAtcggcttggagtggcgcctgccactggcaaaagatgccgagagccagcagggctatactaatccaggtacaacccaATTAGGAacacccactaagcttcaacaaaagacactccctcaccagaacggGAATTGGCCTccatggtgcagtattcggccactccctcccaaatgactgattcgatcaaccaatggccctcagtccccagcagctgtggagcaaCTGActaaggcggtggtcagacctgtaacgcagcagagggtgctaagaatctctggagcaggacaggctgccaatggaaactgaccctggcaacctttaacacttGAACTTTGTTGAATGAggttagcttagcaggactctttgaggaactatcaggcattctttgggatatcattggccttagtgagattagaagaactggtgaggcttatacagagCTGACTAATGGCCATGTTTTCTGCCATAGAGGTCTccaagataagaagcaatatggggtaggattcctaatccataaggtcatagcaggcaacattgacgaattctacagcattaatgagatggcagcagtagtcgtaataaaacttaataagaggtatagattaaaggtaccgcaagcctacgctccaacatccattcatgatgatgatgaggaagtagatcagtcttatgaagatgttgaattagcgatgagaaaagtgcaaactcagtaaaCTGCagcaatgggcgacttcaatgcaaaagtgggggaaaagcaggctggtgaacaagcaattggcaactatggcattgattctaggaatgctagaggacatgctggtagaattcgcagaaaggaataagctgtgaaTAATAAACACCTTCAGGAAACACAGCAACagaaagtagacctggaaaagccctagtgGCGAAACAAGAattgaaatagatttcatactttctgttgatgccagcatagtgcaagatgttgaagtgttaggtagagtaaaatgcagtgatcataggttagcgaggtctaggattcacctcaattcgaAGAGACAAAGATTAATAACGGGTAAGGAAGAAACAGGCCACCCTAGAcacagtaaggataaaagcagaccaatgaaggctggtacttgcgaacaaatatgcagccttagacatgaagatgacatagaggtaatgaatgaaaccgtaactaagctggcttcagaagcagcaactgaagtgggaggtaaggcaccaaggcaaccagtatgAAAGCTCTCTCAGgtaacaaagggcctaataaaaaaacaacaaagaatgaaagtgtccaactaaagagataagatagaattcgcaaaactgtcaaaactgataaacaaggagaaaataagggatattcgaaattataatgtgagaaagactgagaaagcagtaaaaaatggacgcagcatgaaataaTTGAGAATGAAGCTTTGCATAGGACAAggcaagatgtatgcattgaaagataagcacggtaatatcattagcaatctcgaagatatagtgaaaacagcaaaagaattctatactgacccgtACAGTCAGAGGAACCACGACAGCTCCatttgaagtagtaatgaacaggttacagggACTCCTTCTAAAACTAgcaatgaggttagaagggccttgcaagatatgaaacggggaaagtggcaggagaaaatggaataacagtcaatttaatgaaagatggaggagacataatgtttGAAAAACTGGTGATCCCTAGATAAGCTGTCTATCGAcatcaagggtcccagagaactggaagaatgccaacattatactaatccacaaaaagggagacattaaaggattgaaaaattataggcccattagcttactcccagtattatataaaatattcaccaagataatttccaattgattaagggcaacactggactttagtcaactaagggaacaggctggcttcaggaagggatactctacaatggatcacattcatgtcattaatcaggttatcgagaaatccacagagtacaatcagcctttctATATGGCATTCATAGactatgaaaaggcatttgattcagtagagataccagcagtcatagaagcattacgtaatcatGGAGCACAGGACACTTATGcaaatatcttgaaaaatatctacagagattacaCAGGTGCCTTCTTTCTCCacaagatacctataaagaaagggtcagacaaggagacacaatatctccaatgatattcactgcatgcttggaagtattcaagctattaaactgggaaggcttaggagtgaggatcaacagcgaatatctaagcaaccttcgatttgcagatgacattgtcctgttcagcaacactggggacgagttacaacaaatgattgaggaccttaacagagagagtataagagtgagGTTGAGGATTAATATgtaaaagacaaagataatggtcaatagccgggcaagggagcaag from the Dermacentor variabilis isolate Ectoservices chromosome 9, ASM5094787v1, whole genome shotgun sequence genome contains:
- the LOC142592651 gene encoding uncharacterized protein LOC142592651 isoform X2; amino-acid sequence: MAGGDGKDVPEPTTTAPVFTTELDSPALFDDPNLPEGWYRKVCQRQSGRSAGKFDVYIYNPQGKKFRSRNELAAYLEQVNSPLLVSDFDFTVKGEQSRAKSAGLPPPPSARKPVTPSPTKREKKVGSDKKPQSEKKPKPDKKPQSDKKPQPDKKPQSDKKPQSDKKLQSDKKLQSDKKLQSDKKLQSDKKPPAEKTPVEKKKAQSTKKGASEKKVSSSGSKPVSSPAPRTGRSLLAKFTGNMVHQKTRYRGSAPGNSLALRETIFNDSHPVARPMQRLQQQELLQDEHCIQGEVKVAADLMDSDLAIFIGEVMKSQQPVKPRTIRSRRSKRTKSQKPPPADNEQDRHRDRELAANFSKPFLPDKVQESSAFSRLCSRLKSYTVLKDTAPQLIDESAPTDDKKDLPKDATFTTDDLQPTFPDELQQPSAFSRLCTRFKSYGILEDTDHQQGTVVLQMHSTFEKGSEALWAEDQQRTLDDKPPEEDIGCAEIGGALLPAKNNGLACNVEQEHRPRQVMKVTTSAACHRGKGAVEKCFKVRTEGYQDSERADAGHEEHINEPCAEADHLVADNEASLGDMATSVAHGKACLSADDEEHAGSSRKGRESTKAPTHWRKEVVKGYLSSEPEDKIPQNEDAAVDKGEVERKKRRLSKSPYFKAAGEPLGFKIGSKPWVPPQSPYNLVQEKLYRDPWKVLIATIFLNRTTGKAAIPILWQFLDLYPTAHAAIRADTEEIAKLLQPLGLHRKRAAIIQKFSEEYLTKEWRYPDELHGIGKYGSDSYRIFCINEWRKVKPNDHMLNKYHAWLKTQNLD